A segment of the Canis lupus baileyi chromosome 21, mCanLup2.hap1, whole genome shotgun sequence genome:
TTCAAAGGGTTTTAAGAAGGAGAATTGACATGATCAGCAGGTTTTAGAAAGATCATTCAGCTGGCCTTCCTGCAGATGGCCAAGGAGGGCAAGCTAGGGACGGGAAGCTGTTCGGAGTTGGGTCTGGCCAGCCCAGGCCTGTGTCCTAAGTCACATGCACTGGAGAAAGAAGGGAGCAGCTGTAGGTGTGGCCTCTGGAGGGCAAAAGGGGCTGCAACCAAAGTCTGGAACCGTTCACAGGTAACCACAGTCAGTAAAAAGCAAACATTTGAAGAACCAGGATGATCATGGAGGAAATCAGGAAAGAACAGGGCCGTGGGAGTGCAGGAGAGAGAACAGTTCAAGAAACAAAAGGTCAAAAAGGTCAAAGCCATGAAGAGGGCAGGTGAGATAAGGCCTAAAGTGCCCATGGATTTGGCCATCAGGAGGATAAGACATGAGAGCAGCTTCAGGCGGACACAGACTCAGCCTGAGGCAACACATTCTCCAGTCTGATCTGAGGCTTGGGTTTCTCGGGGGCTTTCCAGAGCAAGGCTTTATCTGTCTGCGTGTTTCTGTCCAGGGTCGCCCTGAAGCCTGACCACAGAGATGGATGCTCTGGTCCACATGACCCTCCAGCTGCAGTGGGAGGAGCCCAGTGGAGCATCAGGAGTCCCAAGCCGTGTGTAAGGGgcctcaggcctcagtttctcctgggGTGATAGGTCTGGGTGGACTCTGCAATTGCCTGGACTGCTCAGGGCTCAGGTTCAGTGAGTGTGGCACAGGTAGCCGGGCCTCCACACCCTCTGACCTAGGTCCTCTTGTGGCTTCCACTTGGCACTCCGGGTTTCCTGCTGTCCAAGTGCCTCATTTATGTGAGGTCAGTTCCAATGAGGAAAGCCACCGGGTtgagaaaagagaatatttacCTTTCCCACCAAGCTGATACCCAAGTAAATAGTGTGGTCCCATCCatggagcccaggccccacccctttccctccctccaggTACAGCCTGGAGCATTTAAGAAGGCACCTCAATGAGCATGTCTCACACAAGACCACCGGGTCCAGAGACAGGCCAGGGCCTCCTTCGCCAGCCTCCTTGCCAGCCTCCTGCCCATCATGAAGCTCGCTGTCATCCTTGCCCTGGTCACCCTGGCTCTCTACTGCAGCCCTGGTGAGTTCCCAGAGACCCATCCCCCAGGCCAGGCTCAGGAACCCTTCCTGCACCCTCCCTGGTTCTGCTTAGGACAGGGGACAGCTGTTTAGCTGGAATGCTGACTTCCAGCCAAGAAGCCGGGTCTGCGAACAGGCCTATCTCGGATACTTGGGGAGCACACTGAGCCGGGGAGGAAACCTGGAAGGGATCCCATCTTCCATAGCCAACAACTCAAGAATGACAGGGTCAAAACAGACTAGAGGCTGGAAAGGAGGAGATCCCGTATGGAGATTCCCGTAGGCATAATAATGAGCTCCTCAGAGCCCAGTCCTGGTGAGAGCCCAAGATGCCAAGAGACCTCGGTACAGTGCTGCCTTCACATTTGGGGTCTGCACACCACTCTGGCAGCCAAAGGGGCTAGAAGGAGCTACAGAGCCTCATGTCTCCAAAAGAAATCCAAGCTAAGGCAAGATCTTCCATTCTGGGCTTAGAGGAATATTCTAGAAAGGGATCTTCCCTTTGGGAAACTGCCAAACCAGAGTAGAGTTTTCTAAACATTTTCGTCCTCTGCCAAAAAGATTAGGAGTCTCTGAATAGTTGCAGCTGTCACTATGAGggaaggaatgagggagagggagggagggagagagagggagagaaggaggaagagagaaagagagggagagagagagagaaggaggaaaaggggggagagagagagagagagagagcaagggggatCCCACCTCTCTCAACCCCCGTGATCTTTTGGGAATTGGTTTTTACTCTGTATCAGCCTCTTCTACTGCTTTtaataaacaaacacaaacaaaaaggtttttggggttttgttttttgtttttttagccaATTTCAATTAATCCACTTTGAAAGTTTCATGACATCTATGGCAGTAGGTCTGATGACCCTGGGGGTTGGTGGCAGGAGAGTTGGAAAACCGAAACCAAGATGCACTGGGGACAAGTATTGTTCAGAGATATTTGTCTTTAAGGGGAAATAACATCATTTTGGACTGACATGtacagttgacccctgaacagCATAGGGCTTCAGCGTGCTGACTGCCCCCCACACATTCAAAAATCGGCCTATAACTTTTGACTTTTAACTACTCCTAGCCTGCTCTTGACCAGAAaccttaccaataatataaatcgctgattaacacatattttgtatgttatatgtattatatactgtgttctGACAATAATACccaactttttcttaattttttttcattttttctaggcTATCCATTTCATTCGTCTTTCCAAATTGTCGCAAATCTcaaaaaagatttcctttttttttttttaaatactctttggggtattttttttttttaagatttatttatttatgatagacataaagagagaaagagaggcagagacacaggaggagagagaagcaggctccctgcagggagcccgacgtgggacttgatctagggactccaggatcaggatcgcaccctgggccaaaggcaggcgctaaaccgctaagccactcagggatcccctcaaaaaaGATTTCCAACACACCTATTGAAAAAATTCACATGTAAGGGGCCCCAGGCAGTTCAatcccatgttgttcaaaggccAATTGTACATTAATTAGATCTCAGGGCTGTGCATAGAGCAGGCAGCTCAGCAAGGTGGGGCTGAAATATGTTAGGGGGTGGATCTGGGATGCATGTGTATACTTGTCTGTGCACACaggtaataataacaataataatatctcCCATTTATTCAGCACCGACCATGTGCCAATCACTATTCTGAACCCCTTTTCATTCTTAACAATAACCCTGTGAAATTGggatattattcccattttacagatgagaaagtggaGCCACATAAAGATAAAGTACTTTGCCAGGTGACATAGTAAGTTGCAAAGCAGGACTCTAAGTTCTGGAGGGCATCTGACTTGGAGTGGCCACTTTGGGGTCCCTGGAGTCCAAGGCAGGGAAGCAGAAACTTTGCACACATGGCAAAGAATTCCAGAATGGGGACTGAGACTCAAGGCATAGGAACCAGTGACTGCCCCACATGTTCCTGGGGCAGGGGCCTAAAGGGGGAGCACAATCCAGGGAGCACTCCAGGCGGAGGGAACATAGTAGGGCCAGGCATGGACACAGAGGCTTGTGGGCCGGTGAGTAAGTGCACCACAGGGACCCAGAGCTCATGGAGGAAGCCTCTTCTGGGCCAGCTCAGGGGCTTGCACTTGGCCCACGCAAGTACTTCTTTCTGTGTGGCCCGACTGCCCCATGCTTCCCTGCACcagccacctccccacccccgtgGCAAGTGGCTCAGACCATCACTAACCATTGGTAAGAGGCATGTTACTGGCAGAACAACAACCAGAAACCCTCGGTAGCCTCTTCCCAAACCCCACATTATGTAAAAGATCAGATCAGcaacttctttcatcagtgctCTGCCTAGAACTCTAACGGAAAGAACaaatggggcggggggagcctgggtggctcagcggtttagcaccacctttggcccagggcgtgatcctggagacctgggatcgagtcccacgtcaggctccctgcagtgaacctgcttctccctctgcctggctctgcctctctctctctctctctctctctctctctctctgtgtgtgtctcatgaatgaataaataaaacctttaaaaaaaagaaaaaaggaaagaaagaacaaatgcaccccgccccacccccacccaagaaGTGCAAGGAGGGTAAGCCACGAAAGGCTGGCTGCAACCCCAGGAAGTCTCCCCACAGTGCCCAGGAGCACCAGCAGACCTACATTCAGCGCCATCCCAGCGCTACCTCCTGCTGACAGGCCCCCCTGCTTACATCTGGGGCAGGCCCAGCCAGGGCCCGGCCAGCTTGGAAAGGAGCCTGACACATGTACTCTCTCTTTTCCCTGCTTCAGCTTCTGCAGAGATCTGCCAGAACTTTCTAAATGTCATCAAAGCCCTCTTCCTGGACACGCCTTCCAGTTACCAGGCTGCACTTGAATTTTTCAACCCAGACGCAGACATGAAAGATGCAATGATCCAGCTGAAGAGTCTGGTGGACACCCTCCCCTCAAACACCACCGAGAACATCCTAAAGTTCACGGTACACAGCTCCCTTCATTCATGCTGCTTAGCAGTGGGTCCTCACTCCctaccctccaccccaccccaccccacctcaccctggTCCCTGGGCTATACAGCCTTGCCCCATTTCTACTGACCCCTTTCTAATCCGGAGAGGAGAGTCCTGGTGCACATattcctccaggaagcagattcagtcatcttacttttttttttttaagatgtttttatttattcatttgttcacgagaaacacagagaatggcagagacacaggcagagggagaagcaggctccccgcagggagcctgatgggggacttgaacccggaaccccgggatcaggacctgagccaaaggcagatgctcaaccactgagccacccaggtgccccaatactctTACCCTTTTTAAGAGGCTTCCaagaaaaaatcaaaactctTACAAGCTTAGCTCTTCTAGAGCTACTGAACCTCTGAATTGACATTGAAGTTTCTGCATGTAGACATCTTGGCCTAACTTTGAGGTTTGCTCACCATTGTATTgggatgtttgtttgtttgtttgtttgtttgtttgtttgttttaggaggCAGTCATAAAAAGCCCAGAGTGTGCTTAGGGTTTAGAAGCTGAAGATCTCCAACTGCTGAagctcctgctgctccccagaTGCTTCTTCCACTCTGTCCCCAGCCTGGCTCCCCTCAATAAAGCATAAGCATCTCACACTTGTGCCCCCCACTCCACCTCTTTTTTGTTTGCCTGCTTGAGTGAGAAGATCCGCTACTGCTAGGGTAAGGATCACAGGTGCAAAGAGAAAGGCAGTAGCCATTGAAACATATCTCTGAGGGGCCCAGGTGACTCACTTCTGCCCCCCCCAACACCAGGCTAGCCACAAGAGGCGAGATGGTGTCCAGCACACACGCTCTTGCCTGGGCAGAGAGCCATCCAGGGCCCTGCTCAAACTTAACCCTACAGGAGAATAAAAAGGGGGTCCATATACAGTGGTGGCTGACCTCAGACAGACTCCTCAACCCCCAGCCATTTACTGATGAAATTAACTAAGCTGTAAATATTGGAGTTAATTATGCTATCCAGACACACCTGCAAGCAGAGATGGCGCTTTGCAGAGAGTTGTGTAGCCCAAAGATAAATGGAAACGTCCATTTCAAGCATGTGGACAGAGTATCTGGGACCTTTTTGGGGCTGGATGGGCCTGCATCAGAGCGCCTCACATCACACCCAGCACACAACCACTCATGGGAGGAATCGGGTTCTTGTAACACACTCAGGCAACAAAACCTGGAGGGGGTATAGGGTTCAGTTCCTTGATTAGGGATCCAGGGTGTTCGGAAGTGCCTTGGAGGATGGCAGACCCTGACTTCTCAGCACCAGCAGGGAGTCATGTAAAGTCCTCAGAGAAGGTGGGGTTTTGTTCACTTCATATATGCTACATGAAATTATTTATCAAActatttaagactttatttatttattcatgagagatacagagagaggcagaaacacaggcagagggagaggtaggctccctgtggggagcccgatgtgggactcgatcccaggaccccaggaccataacctgagccgaagtcagacactgaaccactgagccactcaggcgccctccaactattttttaaatggtgcGGAGAATAGGGGGAAAAACCTGCTTATGTATTTTCTAGATGCTTTATCTGTCATCATGGTTACGACATTATATTTCcaggtttgtttggtttggtttggtttggtttggtttgaagTAGTCTCCACAATCTgtgtggagcccaacaaggggcttgaattcacgaccctgagatcaagacctgagctcagatcaagagtcagatgcttaaccagctgagcgacccaggcgcccctgtatttCCAGGTTTAAGTTGCAAAGCCTACAAGTCAGACTGTCCATTCACATCAGTCCTACTTTCAAGACATATCCACCCAGAAGAGGATctagggggtggggagtggtgcCACAATCACAGGGCTGGTCAGCACCGGGCTGCTGCTGCCCACCACCCATGAGGTGATGCTCTTGCACAACGCCCTGCGCCCCCGCGCCCTTCCCTGAGTCCCTGTTCAGTCAACTTTCCTGCAGAAATGGAATTGGTCACCCCTTTCTTCTGTGGCAAAGGAGTCTTCGGGCATGGAACTAATCCCTAGGTCTTCACTGGCACTTTGGATGTGCTCACAGTGGTGCTGGGCACTCTGAGGAAGCCAGGAGCAGATTTCATAAGCCAACAAGTATGCATAAAGCACTCGCTCCAGGCCAGAACTTCACGACAGCCCAAGTATGGCAATGTGAATGAAGCAGGGGCTTCCGCTCTCAGCGAGCCGCAGTCGAATGGAGAAGATCACCAGCTCTGGCAACGTGCGCAGGTAAATAAGAAAACAGGTAATTGAAACAGTGATAAAAACCATAGAAGAgacgtttgggtggctcagcagttgagcatctgcctttgattcagggcgcggtcccagggtcctgggatggagtcctgcatcgagctccctgcatggagcctgctcctccctccgcccatgtctctgcctctctctgtgtgtttctcatgaataaacaaacaaaatcttaaaaaaaaaaaaggaaaagaaatccacagAGTGATGTGAGCTGGGGTAGCTTAGACAGGCCAACTGTACCTCTTCTTAGGATTTGAACAGAGACTTGAAGTGATACAGGAGCCAGCcactggaggaggaggggagggcattccaggcaaagggtAAAGCAAGAAGGGCCATCAGGTAGATGCACGGAGGACCAAGTGTGAAGGACGCCTGGGACATCCCACTTCCTTCTTCAAACCTCGCTGAACCTAGCCCTGGGACCCCTGGAGAAAATTTAGAACCTTTCTAAAGAACTTTTCCTCTGGGTTTTGTTACCTGTCGCCAAAAGTCCCCAGACCTTCTGCCCAGATCATCTACCCCACCTCACAAACTCCACTTGTCCAGCAGAGCTCATACTCCACCCCTCTCACCCCAGGCAGTTTCTAATCTCGGTAAATTCTACATCTATCCTCCCAGCTCCTCCAGCCAGATGGACAGGCGTCCCTGACCCCTCCCTGGGCAGTGCCCGAGCATCCAGACAAGCAAGTCTACCTCTAGAGCATCTGGGAACTCCCTCCATGTCCACGGGGTCATTCAGGGCCACACCATCCATTTCTCACTTCACAACCCAAGGGCCTCCCAGGTACTCTGCACCCCTGCAGTCCAATCTCCTCCCAAATGCCAAAGTTATTTTAATCATGTGAAAACCCCCCTTCACTGCCACCCTTCCTCCACCAAGTAAAATCCTTCAAAGCTTTACTCGTGCTCTTATACAAGGCAAAATGCAGAACCTGCCCATCACTGGCTCTCACCTCTGCCTTCCTTCTCGTTGCTTATcattccctctgctccacccaccacgcactcctctccctccctcccttcccactttcaagtggtttgtttgtttgtttgtttgtttcttttcttttaagagccAAGCccctgggacacttgggtggttcagtggttgagcgtctgcctttggctcaggtcgtgatcctggggtcttgggatccagtcccgcatcaggctccccacagggaacttgcttctccctctgcctgtgtctctgcctctctctctgtgtctctcatgaagaaataaataaaatcttaaaaaaaaaaaaagaaaaagaaaagaaaaagaaaaggagccaagccccttcccacctcagggcctttgcagtGGCCACACAGTA
Coding sequences within it:
- the SCGB1A1 gene encoding uteroglobin, which encodes MKLAVILALVTLALYCSPASAEICQNFLNVIKALFLDTPSSYQAALEFFNPDADMKDAMIQLKSLVDTLPSNTTENILKFTEAVIKSPECA